A section of the Humulus lupulus chromosome 2, drHumLupu1.1, whole genome shotgun sequence genome encodes:
- the LOC133814762 gene encoding uncharacterized protein LOC133814762: MAALKSIGSKYTWSNKQDGGDRVYSKIDHAFSNEDWVDELPNTIAEFQWDVNSDHYYCLIKTHKHGNLGTKPFRFFNLWIAHRGFKDVVKGNWNKPMAVKGLHGVIKKLLRLKHALKAFNRDEIGDVEQGYHQDKGEYQLALTRAQASPTNNSVQEAKKLAAVRYQHHSAMYRSFLIQRSKVTWLQKGDDNNSFFHACIKKRREENRIVSFQNEQGVVIDDYNEVFQHFLDHFRVFMGSTSSATSPINSQCIDLGSCLDIEMQLRLIRKFSKADVKKALFSILGTKSPGHDGYGSEFYKAMWQDIGDEISEAILEFCNTGKIPAKLNETVLALVPKIDMPSSAGGFQGVKGLRQGDPISPLLFVLVMEYLTRLLQLGAQQHDFRFHSLCKSLKIINLYFADDLIIFYKANRGSVQCVKKIFDDFCSSTGLKANLSKSQVYFGGVLNDNKANLLQILQFEEGTFPLKYLGVPMRPTKWKATDCGVILKKIKLRLHTWASTHLSYAGWSQLITSVLLGLRNYWMNIFLLPQSIVKEVEKLCMWFLWGNNGTRSNFHLTSLSKVFLLKAFGGLGVGEGAKWNKAMLAKYVWAISHQQETLWVKWINIVYLKGQCFWQYQLKSDSSWLCTRSKLELTAIGLYGSKIGPVGLKI; the protein is encoded by the exons ATGGCTGCTCTCAAGAGCATTGGCTCTAAATATACCTGGTCTAATAAGCAGGATGGAGGGGATAGGGTATACTCGAAGATTGATCATGCTTTTTCTAATGAAGATTGGGTGGATGAATTGCCTAACACTATTGCTGAATTCCAATGGGATGTTAACTCGGATCACTATTATTGCCTAATTAAAACTCACAAACATGGAAATTTGGGCACAAAGCCATTTAGATTTTTTAATCTTTGGATTGCTCACAGAGGGTTCAAGGATGTTGTTAAGGGTAACTGGAACAAACCTATGGCAGTGAAGGGATTACATGGTGTGATTAAGAAGCTGCTCCGGCTCAAGCATGCTTTGAAAGCCTTCAACAGGGATGAAATTGGAGATGTAGAGCAGGGATATCATCAAGATAAAGGTGAGTATCAACTGGCCCTTACTAGAGCTCAAGCTTCCCCAACAAATAACTCAGTTCAGGAGGCTAAAAAGCTTGCTGCAGTCAGGTATCAACATCACTCTGCTATGTATAGAAGCTTTTTGATTCAACGTAGCAAAGTAACTTGGCTGCAGAAGGGTGATGACAATAACTCGTTCTTTCATGCTTGCATTAAAAAAAGGAGAGAGGAAAATCGAATTGTTTCATTTCAGAATGAGCAAGGGGTTGTAATTGATGATTACAATGAAGTTTTTCAACATTTCCTGGATCATTTCAGGGTATTTATGGGAAGCACCAGTTCAGCAACGAGTCCTATTAATTCTCAATGCATTGACCTTGGTTCTTGTCTTGATATTGAGATGCAGCTGAGACTTATTAGGAAGTTTAGTAAAGCTGATGTTAAAAAGGCTTTGTTTAGCATTCTGGGCACAAAAAGTCCAGGCCATGATGGCTATGGCTCTGAGTTTTACAAGGCAATGTGGCAGGACATAGGTGATGAAATCTCTGAGGCAATTCTTGAGTTCTGTAACACTGGGAAGATTCCTGCAAAGCTTAATGAAACAGTGCTAGCTCTAGTGCCAAAAATTGATATGCCTAGCAGTGCG GGGGGTTTTCAGGGTGTTAAGGGTCTTCGCCAAGGAGACCCTATCTCCCCATTACTATTTGTACTGGTTATGGAATACCTCACTCGATTGCTTCAGCTAGGGGCTCAGCAACATGATTTCAGGTTTCATTCTTTGTGTAAAAGCCTCAAGATCATCAACCTCTACTTTGCAGATGATCTAATTATTTTCTATAAAGCTAACAGAGGCTCTGTTCAGTGTGTTAAAAAGATATTCGATGACTTCTGCAGCAGTACAGGGTTGAAGGCTAACCTAAGCAAATCACAAGTGTACTTTGGAGGTGTTTTGAATGATAACAAGGCCAATTTGCTTCAGATATTGCAGTTTGAAGAGGGAACATTTCCTCTTAAATACCTTGGGGTTCCTATGAGGCCAACAAAATGGAAAGCGACAGATTGCGGAGTGATTCTCAAAAAGATTAAGCTAAGGCTTCACACTTGGGCAAGTACGCATCTCTCTTATGCAGGGTGGTCCCAACTCATAACTTCTGTCCTATTGGGTTTGCGGAACTACTGGATGAATATATTCTTGCTCCCCCAAAGTATTGTCAAAGAGGTTGAAAAATTATGCATGTGGTTCCTGTGGGGTAACAACGGTACCAGAAGTAACTTCCATCTTACCTCCTTGTCCAAAGTTTTCTTGCTAAAAGCTTTTGGGGGTTTGGGTGTTGGTGAAGGAGCTAAGTGGAACAAGGCAATGCTTGCTAAATATGTTTGGGCCATTAGTCACCAACAGGAGACTTTGTGGGTGAAGTGGATAAATATTGTCTACTTAAAAGGCCAATGTTTTTGGCAATACCAACTTAAGTCAGATTCAAGTTG GTTGTGCACCAGATCCAAGCTTGAATTGACTGCAATTGGTCTTTATGGTTCAAAGATTGGACCTGTTGGATTGAAGATATGA